One window from the genome of Elaeis guineensis isolate ETL-2024a chromosome 5, EG11, whole genome shotgun sequence encodes:
- the LOC105044732 gene encoding uncharacterized protein isoform X2 has protein sequence MGPPSISPRAALASRSPSPLSPVYLAARRLCDRAPMASASVALIPSARLPRISVHGGLRSLPRNLSRSRVSMSISVGSRVSAAEDTLFQDYKPSCAFLFPGQGAQTVGMGVEAQSVPAAADLFKKANDLLGFDLLDVCTNGPKEKLDSTVISQPAIYVTSLAAVEVLRTRDGGQDIIDSVDVTCGLSLGEYTSLAFAGAFSFEDGLKLVKLRGEAMQDAADAASSAMVSVIGLDSEKVQLLCDAANEEVDDKEKVQIANFLCPGNYAVSGGVKGVEAVEAKAKSFKARMTVRLAVAGAFHTRFMEPAVSRLEAALATTEIRTPKIPVISNVDAQPHSDPDMIKKILARQVTSPVQWELTVKTLLSKGLKKSYELGPGKVIAGIVKRMNKGADIENVGA, from the exons ATGGGACCGCCCTCGATCTCACCGCGCGCTGCCCTCGCCTCtcgctctccctctcctctctctcccgtCTATCTAGCCGCCCGCCGTCTCTGCGATCGCGCCCCGATGGCATCCGCTTCTGTCGCTCTCATCCCCTCCGCCCGCCTCCCCAGGATCTCCGTCCATGGCGGCCTGAGGTCGCTCCCCAGGAACCTCTCGAGATCGAGGGTTTCCATGAGCATCTCGGTCGGATCTCGCGTGTCTGCCGCCGAGGATACCCTCTTTCAGGACTACAAGCCTTCCTGCGCCTTTCTTTTCCCCGGTCAG GGTGCACAAACTGTGGGAATGGGGGTGGAAGCTCAGAGTGTGCCAGCAGCTGCTGATTTATTCAAGAAGGCGAATGATTTACTTGG TTTCGACCTCTTGGATGTTTGCACCAATGGACCAAAAGAAAAGCTTGATTCAACAGTTATAAGCCAG CCAGCTATCTATGTCACTAGTCTAGCTGCTGTGGAAGTGCTACGTACACGTGATGGGGGGCAGGATATAATTGATTCTGTAGATGTCACTTGTGGTTTGAGTTTGGGTGAATATACATCCCTTGCATTTGCTGGTGCTTTCAG CTTTGAGGATGGTCTCAAGCTTGTCAAGCTAAGAGGAGAGGCCATGCAG GATGCTGCAGATGCTGCTAGTAGTGCCATGGTTAGTGTAATAGGACTGGATTCAGAAAAGGTACAATTGTTATGTGATGCTGCTAATGAGGAAGTAGACGACAAGGAGAAAGTTCAGATAGCAAATTTCTTATGTCCA GGTAATTATGCTGTTTCTGGTGGTGTGAAAGGAGTGGAAGCTGTTGAAGCAAAGGCAAAGTCATTTAAGGCGCGAATGACG GTACGTCTTGCTGTTGCTGGTGCTTTTCATACTAGATTCATGGAGCCAGCTGTCTCAAGATTGGAAGCAGCATTGGCAACAACAGAAATTAGAACTCCTAAAATACCAGTTATTTCCAATGTGGATGCACAACCGCACTCAGATCCTGATATGATCAAAAAGATTCTAGCACGTCAG GTGACTTCACCAGTTCAGTGGGAGTTGACGGTGAAGACTCTCTTGAGCAAAGGGCTGAAGAAAAGCTATGAACTGGGGCCTGGAAAG GTTATTGCAGGAATCGTGAAGAGAATGAATAAGGGTGCTGACATTGAAAATGTTGGTGCTTGA
- the LOC105044732 gene encoding uncharacterized protein isoform X1, which yields MGALRALRRPSPSRYDINAHGTALDLTARCPRLSLSLSSLSRLSSRPPSLRSRPDGIRFCRSHPLRPPPQDLRPWRPEVAPQEPLEIEGFHEHLGRISRVCRRGYPLSGLQAFLRLSFPRSDFGVVLLSNSSTLSQGAQTVGMGVEAQSVPAAADLFKKANDLLGFDLLDVCTNGPKEKLDSTVISQPAIYVTSLAAVEVLRTRDGGQDIIDSVDVTCGLSLGEYTSLAFAGAFSFEDGLKLVKLRGEAMQDAADAASSAMVSVIGLDSEKVQLLCDAANEEVDDKEKVQIANFLCPGNYAVSGGVKGVEAVEAKAKSFKARMTVRLAVAGAFHTRFMEPAVSRLEAALATTEIRTPKIPVISNVDAQPHSDPDMIKKILARQVTSPVQWELTVKTLLSKGLKKSYELGPGKVIAGIVKRMNKGADIENVGA from the exons ATGGGGGCGCTTCGTGCACTCCGCCGCCCCTCACCGTCGAGATATGATATAAACGCACATGGGACCGCCCTCGATCTCACCGCGCGCTGCCCTCGCCTCtcgctctccctctcctctctctcccgtCTATCTAGCCGCCCGCCGTCTCTGCGATCGCGCCCCGATGGCATCCGCTTCTGTCGCTCTCATCCCCTCCGCCCGCCTCCCCAGGATCTCCGTCCATGGCGGCCTGAGGTCGCTCCCCAGGAACCTCTCGAGATCGAGGGTTTCCATGAGCATCTCGGTCGGATCTCGCGTGTCTGCCGCCGAGGATACCCTCTTTCAGGACTACAAGCCTTCCTGCGCCTTTCTTTTCCCCGGTCAG ATTTTGGTGTGGTGTTGCTTAGTAATTCCTCCACTTTATCTCAGGGTGCACAAACTGTGGGAATGGGGGTGGAAGCTCAGAGTGTGCCAGCAGCTGCTGATTTATTCAAGAAGGCGAATGATTTACTTGG TTTCGACCTCTTGGATGTTTGCACCAATGGACCAAAAGAAAAGCTTGATTCAACAGTTATAAGCCAG CCAGCTATCTATGTCACTAGTCTAGCTGCTGTGGAAGTGCTACGTACACGTGATGGGGGGCAGGATATAATTGATTCTGTAGATGTCACTTGTGGTTTGAGTTTGGGTGAATATACATCCCTTGCATTTGCTGGTGCTTTCAG CTTTGAGGATGGTCTCAAGCTTGTCAAGCTAAGAGGAGAGGCCATGCAG GATGCTGCAGATGCTGCTAGTAGTGCCATGGTTAGTGTAATAGGACTGGATTCAGAAAAGGTACAATTGTTATGTGATGCTGCTAATGAGGAAGTAGACGACAAGGAGAAAGTTCAGATAGCAAATTTCTTATGTCCA GGTAATTATGCTGTTTCTGGTGGTGTGAAAGGAGTGGAAGCTGTTGAAGCAAAGGCAAAGTCATTTAAGGCGCGAATGACG GTACGTCTTGCTGTTGCTGGTGCTTTTCATACTAGATTCATGGAGCCAGCTGTCTCAAGATTGGAAGCAGCATTGGCAACAACAGAAATTAGAACTCCTAAAATACCAGTTATTTCCAATGTGGATGCACAACCGCACTCAGATCCTGATATGATCAAAAAGATTCTAGCACGTCAG GTGACTTCACCAGTTCAGTGGGAGTTGACGGTGAAGACTCTCTTGAGCAAAGGGCTGAAGAAAAGCTATGAACTGGGGCCTGGAAAG GTTATTGCAGGAATCGTGAAGAGAATGAATAAGGGTGCTGACATTGAAAATGTTGGTGCTTGA
- the LOC105044734 gene encoding protein trichome birefringence-like 33, which produces MKLVFFISNRKNAVPYYFIPFSFLIFVAVLYAADFTSILQQGCSKYQQLEYSTQKESKALIAREEGPRPTPIHGEETKLFDQIIVEPTILAQDEEAKIFNQVIAEPTATEGKSLQRGDEIKQARTQVEEAKNSGEVSSEKKTSDEVSLEKKNSDEGDTVEPAEEKDLGVPFAVGKMEEGCDLFRGEWVYDEARPHYREQDCRFISSQFTCQAHGRPDMLYQHWRWQPHGCSLPSFNATFMLERLRGKRMLFVGDSLNRGQYSSMLCLLQHAIPQFSNSHSHHASHTVFRAPEYNASFEFFWAPFLVESNCDNASVHRVTDRVVHEYMGSLERHAQYWKGVDILVFNTYAWWITGTKIKIMRRYRGRKYIRLMTTEDGYRMVLKSMVSWLEKNMDPHKTRIFFMTMSPTHFRGMDWGGDLHGTCYGETTPIFDPTYWGSGASKSIMQVVGEVLGESKVPITIVNITQLSLYRKDAHTSIYKELRYNLTPAQVANPRSYADCNHWCLPGLQDTWNELLYTKLFFL; this is translated from the exons ATGAAGCTCGTCTTCTTCATCAGCAATAGGAAGAACGCCGTTCCTTACTATTTCATCCCCTTCTCTTTCCTCATCTTCGTAGCCGTCCTCTATGCTGCAGACTTCACATCAATTCTCCAGCAAGGATGCTCGAAATACCAGCAGTTAGAGTACTCAACACAGAAAGAATCCAAAGCACTCATTGCAAGAGAAGAAGGACCCCGTCCCACACCAATACATGGCGAGGAAACTAaactttttgatcaaattatagtGGAACCAACAATATTAGCACAAGATGAGGAAGCCAAAATTTTCAACCAAGTTATAGCAGAACCAACAGCAACAGAAGGTAAGAGTTTGCAAAGAGGAGATGAAATAAAACAAGCAAGAACTCAAGTTGAGGAAGCGAAAAATTCCGGCGAAGTCTCTTCAGAAAAGAAAACTTCCGATGAAGTCTctttagaaaagaaaaattcCGACGAAGGAGATACAGTAGAACCGGCTGAAGAGAAGGATCTTGGCGTGCCGTTCGCCGTGGGGAAGATGGAGGAGGGGTGTGATTTGTTCCGTGGCGAGTGGGTCTATGACGAGGCGAGGCCTCACTACCGTGAGCAAGACTGCCGTTTTATTAGCTCTCAATTTACTTGCCAAGCTCATGGGAGGCCCGACATGTTGTACCAGCACTGGAGATGGCAGCCTCACGGCTGTTCTCTTCCAAG CTTCAATGCCACATTTATGCTTGAAAGGCTCCGAGGGAAGCGAATGCTGTTCGTTGGAGACTCCTTGAATCGGGGTCAGTACTCCTCGATGCTATGTCTCCTACAGCATGCCATCCCCCAGTTTTCCAACTCTCACAGCCACCATGCATCCCATACCGTGTTCAGAGCTCCG GAATACAATGCGAGCTTCGAGTTCTTTTGGGCCCCCTTTCTTGTTGAATCGAATTGTGATAATGCCTCGGTGCACCGAGTGACAGATAGAGTAGTTCATGAATACATGGGATCCCTCGAAAGGCATGCTCAGTATTGGAAGGGAGTTGATATTTTGGTCTTCAACACGTATGCATGGTGGATTACAGGAACCAAGATCAAGATTAT GCGAAGGTATCGGGGTAGGAAGTACATCAGATTGATGACTACGGAGGATGGGTACCGGATGGTGTTGAAGAGCATGGTGAGCTGGCTGGAGAAGAACATGGATCCCCATAAAACCAGGATCTTCTTCATGACCATGTCACCTACTCATTTTAG GGGCATGGATTGGGGAGGTGACCTTCATGGGACCTGCTATGGTGAAACCACACCAATCTTTGATCCAACATACTGGGGCTCCGGGGCCAGCAAAAGCATAATGCAAGTAGTTGGAGAAGTTTTAGGGGAGTCGAAGGTTCCAATTACTATTGTCAACATCACTCAGCTCTCGTTGTATCGCAAGGATGCGCATACCTCGATTTATAAGGAGTTGCGGTACAATTTGACACCTGCACAAGTGGCGAACCCTAGAAGCTATGCTGATTGCAACCATTGGTGCTTGCCTGGCCTTCAGGA
- the LOC105044733 gene encoding LOW QUALITY PROTEIN: protein trichome birefringence-like 33 (The sequence of the model RefSeq protein was modified relative to this genomic sequence to represent the inferred CDS: inserted 1 base in 1 codon): MRLLTSSNRKRSYYFYLVTLSFIIFAAILYTVDFNSILKHPCLRYQQLEYSSQRQKPTAFIRNQGERTESSTFTQADEAKILDEEVIVNFEAVSKQVEEGVIFDDDEEEGAEELEGENHGGVPFAVGRTEEGCDVFSGKWVYDEVSRPHYTEKQCRFISAQMKCQAFGRPDKAYQHWRWQPHGCSLPSFNATFMLRRLRGKRILFVGDSLTKSQFMSMICLLQRAIPKYAKYHRHYESHTIFSAPKYRVTIEFYWAPFLVESNCDNATVHRVMDRIVHAYSGSINRHAQHWKGVDVLIFNTYMWWITGAPMKILRRSRKGGMEFIKLMEAEDAYGLVLKRMVRWLEKNMDPQKTRVFFTGISPSHWRSIEWRGERDGTCYNQTTPIDDPSYWGSGASKSMMKVMEQVLSNATVPITILNITXLSAYRKDAHTSIYKQLPYQLTHTQLKNPKSYADCVHWCLPGLQDTWNELLYTKLFFP; the protein is encoded by the exons ATGAGGCTCCTTACCTCATCCAATAGGAAGAGATCTTACTATTTCTATCTCGTTACCTTATCTTTCATCATCTTTGCAGCCATTCTATATACTGTGGACTTCAACTCCATCCTTAAGCATCCATGTCTGAGGTACCAGCAGCTTGAATACTCATCACAACGGCAAAAACCCACAGCCTTTATCAGAAACCAGGGAGAACGCACAGAATCATCCACTTTCACGCAAGCTGATGAAGCCAAAATTCTTGATGAAGAAGTTATAGTGAACTTTGAAGCCGTGTCAAAGCAAGTTGAGGAAGGGGTTATTTTCGACGACGacgaagaagaaggtgcagaagaATTGGAAGGAGAGAACCATGGTGGCGTGCCATTTGCTGTTGGAAGGACAGAGGAGGGTTGCGATGTGTTCAGTGGCAAATGGGTCTACGATGAGGTCTCAAGACCTCATTACACTGAGAAGCAGTGCCGTTTCATCAGCGCTCAGATGAAGTGCCAAGCTTTCGGGAGGCCAGACAAGGCATACCAGCATTGGAGATGGCAACCGCATGGCTGCTCTCTGCCAAG CTTCAATGCCACATTTATGCTTCGAAGGCTCCGAGGGAAGCGAATACTTTTTGTTGGAGACTCCTTGACTAAGAGCCAGTTCATGTCGATGATATGTCTCCTACAGCGTGCAATACCCAAGTATGCCAAATACCACAGACATTATGAATCACATACCATCTTCAGTGCTCCG AAATACAGGGTTACGATCGAGTTCTATTGGGCTCCCTTTCTTGTTGAATCAAATTGTGATAACGCCACCGTGCACCGGGTGATGGATAGAATAGTTCATGCGTATTCCGGATCGATTAATAGACATGCTCAACATTGGAAGGGAGTTGATGTTTtgatattcaatacatatatgtgGTGGATAACAGGGGCGCCAATGAAGATTTT GCGAAGGTCTCGCAAAGGGGGAATGGAGTTCATCAAGTTGATGGAAGCAGAGGATGCGTATGGGTTGGTGCTGAAGAGAATGGTGAGGTGGTTGGAGAAGAACATGGATCCACAGAAGACCAGGGTCTTCTTCACAGGAATTTCACCTAGTCATTGGAG GAGCATAGAGTGGCGAGGCGAACGAGATGGTACTTGTTACAATCAAACAACTCCAATCGATGATCCAAGTTATTGGGGATCTGGTGCTAGCAAGAGCATGATGAAGGTTATGGAACAAGTTTTAAGCAACGCCACCGTTCCCATCACCATCCTGAACATTA CACTATCAGCATATCGCAAAGATGCACATACTTCAATTTATAAGCAGCTGCCATACCAGTTGACCCACACACAACTGAAGAACCCTAAAAGCTATGCTGACTGTGTACATTGGTGCTTGCCAGGCCTTCAAGATACTTGGAATGAACTCTTGTACACCAAGCTCTTCTTTCCCTAA